One genomic segment of candidate division TA06 bacterium includes these proteins:
- a CDS encoding gliding-motility protein MglA yields MALINQASHEISCKLVFYGPGLGGKTTNLRYIYEKVSPGAKGQLISLATELDRTLFFDFMPLDLGSIHGYKTKFHLYTVPGQVFYNASRKLVLRGVDGIVFVADSQTERLADTLESFRNLGENLAEMKLTLESLPLVLQYNKRDLPNIVTIDELNTKLNPQGYPYFEAVANQGIGVLDTLKALSKLVLGNVGKRIT; encoded by the coding sequence ATGGCCTTAATCAACCAAGCCTCCCACGAAATAAGCTGCAAACTGGTGTTTTACGGTCCGGGACTGGGCGGCAAGACTACCAACCTGCGCTATATCTACGAAAAGGTCTCCCCCGGCGCCAAGGGCCAGTTGATCTCGCTGGCCACCGAACTGGACCGGACCCTGTTTTTTGACTTCATGCCTTTGGACCTGGGAAGCATCCACGGCTACAAGACCAAATTCCACTTGTATACCGTGCCGGGCCAGGTGTTCTACAACGCCTCGCGCAAATTAGTGCTGCGAGGCGTGGACGGCATCGTGTTCGTGGCCGATTCTCAGACCGAACGCTTGGCCGATACCCTGGAAAGCTTTAGGAACCTGGGGGAGAACCTGGCCGAGATGAAGCTGACCCTGGAAAGCCTGCCCCTGGTGCTGCAGTACAACAAACGCGACCTGCCCAACATAGTTACCATTGACGAACTAAACACCAAGCTTAACCCTCAGGGGTACCCTTATTTTGAGGCCGTGGCCAATCAGGGCATCGGTGTGCTGGATACTTTGAAAGCCCTGTCCAAGCTGGTTCTGGGAAATGTCGGGAAAAGGATCACCTGA